In Acidobacteriota bacterium, one genomic interval encodes:
- a CDS encoding NUDIX hydrolase yields the protein MPVPDRQPRLAADCIIQIDGDPARIVLVRRRNPPHGWAIPGGFVDYGESVEAAAVREMKEETGLDVTLTRQLHIYSDPARDPRGHTVTVVFVGTARGAPAGGDDALEARVFTRSTLPADLVFDHPQVLEDYFTARY from the coding sequence CCGCCGACTGCATCATCCAGATCGACGGAGACCCCGCGCGCATCGTCCTGGTCCGCCGCAGGAATCCGCCGCACGGGTGGGCGATCCCCGGGGGGTTCGTGGACTACGGCGAGTCGGTCGAGGCGGCCGCGGTCCGCGAGATGAAGGAGGAGACGGGGCTCGACGTCACGCTCACCCGCCAGCTCCACATCTACTCGGATCCGGCGCGCGATCCGCGGGGGCACACGGTGACGGTCGTCTTCGTGGGGACCGCGCGCGGCGCGCCGGCCGGAGGGGACGACGCGCTGGAGGCGCGCGTCTTCACGCGGAGCACGCTCCCGGCGGATCTCGTCTTCGATCACCCGCAGGTCCTCGAGGACTACTTCACCGCGCGTTACTGA
- the efp gene encoding elongation factor P translates to MVVKVEARLYRIVATHHLTPGNWRGMVQAKMKDLMSESIVEHRFRSEDDVDKVHCDEAEMEFLYEDGGDYHFMNTATYEQVHLTKEFLGDGVDYLTPNIKLKIDFIDGRAVSVELPITVELKIIETEPELRGATASQSKKPAKTETGLIVNVPPFIKEGTVIRVSTESGEYLEKV, encoded by the coding sequence ATGGTCGTCAAGGTCGAGGCGCGCCTCTACCGGATCGTCGCGACCCATCACCTCACGCCGGGGAACTGGCGCGGCATGGTCCAGGCCAAGATGAAGGATCTCATGTCCGAGTCGATCGTCGAGCACCGGTTCCGCTCGGAGGACGACGTCGACAAGGTCCACTGCGACGAGGCCGAGATGGAGTTCCTCTACGAGGACGGCGGGGACTACCACTTCATGAACACGGCGACCTACGAGCAGGTCCACCTGACGAAGGAGTTCCTCGGCGACGGGGTCGACTACCTCACGCCGAACATCAAGCTCAAGATCGACTTCATCGACGGGAGGGCGGTCAGCGTCGAGCTGCCGATCACGGTGGAGCTCAAGATCATCGAGACGGAGCCGGAACTGAGGGGAGCCACGGCGTCGCAGTCGAAGAAGCCCGCGAAGACCGAGACGGGGCTCATCGTCAACGTCCCGCCGTTCATCAAGGAGGGGACGGTCATCCGCGTCTCGACCGAGAGCGGGGAGTACCTCGAGAAGGTCTGA
- a CDS encoding thioredoxin family protein → MTGSRRADRLSALAGAAALVLLAVVAPASAQAFSTAKVLTARAAVSVDRVHPGTSFQIAAVVTIAPGWHINAHNPTLDYLIPSLLAIAPAEGFTYHEPVYPAHVEKAFAFTEGKTLRVYEGEIVVGLDVAAAASIAPGPVTLRATFSAQACNDESCLAPGKVSLDVPVVIASPGDAVALVDREIFSRVAFVAAGGASAPAGDGGGGDVAAMVARHGLLLAFPLIFLGGLALNLTPCVYPLIPITISYFGGQAAGRAPRRLLLASLYVLGMAVTYSTLGAVAAATGGLLGSALQSPWVLGFVAAVLVALALSMFGFFEIALPGFIVNRISSRQGAFGALFMGLTVGLVAAPCIGPFVFGLLAYVGQQGSPALGFVMFFVLALGLGVPFLVLAMFSGALSTMPRAGAWMIWVRSLFGCVLVGMAIYFLRPVLPETAARVGLGALVIGSGIFLGFLERSAVKTAAFRGVRYATAALAVAVGAWTLMPGGPAKAGIEFRPLDAAGLAQAAAAGRPVLIDFSAEWCIACKELERYTFTDPHVRDEAARFVAMRADLTSYADPAVEEIKKRFGILGLPWVVLLDRSGEERKDLRVTGFVEPADFLARLRQVPGG, encoded by the coding sequence ATGACGGGATCGAGGCGTGCGGACCGGCTTTCCGCGCTCGCGGGGGCGGCCGCGCTCGTCCTTCTCGCCGTCGTCGCCCCCGCCTCCGCGCAGGCCTTCTCCACCGCGAAGGTGCTGACCGCCCGCGCGGCGGTCTCGGTCGACCGCGTGCACCCCGGCACGTCGTTCCAGATCGCCGCGGTCGTGACGATCGCTCCGGGGTGGCACATCAACGCCCACAACCCGACCCTCGACTACCTCATCCCGAGCCTCCTCGCGATCGCCCCGGCGGAGGGGTTCACCTATCACGAGCCCGTGTACCCCGCCCACGTGGAGAAGGCCTTCGCCTTCACCGAGGGGAAGACTCTCCGCGTCTACGAGGGGGAGATCGTCGTCGGCCTCGACGTCGCCGCCGCCGCGTCGATCGCCCCCGGACCGGTCACGCTGCGGGCGACCTTCTCCGCCCAGGCCTGCAACGACGAGTCGTGCCTCGCCCCCGGGAAGGTGTCGCTCGACGTCCCCGTCGTCATCGCCTCACCCGGCGACGCGGTCGCCCTGGTGGACCGCGAGATCTTCTCCCGCGTGGCGTTCGTCGCGGCAGGAGGCGCCTCCGCCCCTGCGGGAGACGGCGGGGGGGGCGACGTGGCGGCGATGGTCGCCCGTCACGGCCTGCTCCTCGCGTTCCCGCTCATCTTTCTCGGCGGCCTCGCGCTGAACCTGACGCCGTGCGTTTACCCCCTCATCCCGATCACGATCTCGTACTTCGGGGGGCAGGCGGCGGGACGCGCGCCGCGACGGCTCCTCCTCGCGAGCCTCTACGTGCTCGGCATGGCCGTCACCTACTCGACCCTCGGAGCCGTGGCCGCCGCAACCGGCGGGCTCCTCGGATCGGCGCTCCAGAGCCCCTGGGTCCTCGGCTTCGTCGCCGCCGTGCTGGTCGCGCTCGCGCTCAGCATGTTCGGCTTCTTCGAGATCGCGCTGCCCGGATTCATCGTGAACAGGATCAGCTCGCGGCAGGGGGCGTTCGGCGCGCTCTTCATGGGGCTCACCGTCGGCCTCGTGGCCGCGCCGTGCATCGGCCCGTTCGTCTTCGGCCTCCTCGCCTACGTCGGCCAGCAGGGAAGCCCGGCCCTCGGGTTCGTCATGTTCTTCGTCCTCGCGCTCGGGCTCGGCGTTCCCTTCCTGGTCCTCGCGATGTTCAGCGGCGCCCTCTCGACGATGCCCCGCGCGGGGGCTTGGATGATCTGGGTGCGAAGCCTCTTCGGCTGCGTGCTCGTCGGCATGGCGATCTACTTCCTGCGCCCGGTCCTCCCCGAGACGGCGGCGCGCGTCGGCCTCGGCGCGCTCGTCATCGGGTCCGGGATATTCCTCGGCTTTCTCGAGCGGAGCGCGGTGAAGACGGCCGCCTTCCGCGGCGTCCGTTACGCGACGGCCGCCCTCGCGGTCGCGGTCGGCGCGTGGACGCTCATGCCGGGAGGGCCCGCGAAAGCGGGGATCGAGTTCCGGCCCCTCGACGCGGCGGGGCTCGCGCAGGCGGCCGCGGCGGGGCGCCCCGTCCTGATCGATTTCTCCGCCGAGTGGTGCATCGCGTGCAAGGAGCTGGAGCGCTACACCTTCACCGACCCTCACGTCCGCGACGAGGCGGCGCGGTTCGTCGCGATGCGGGCCGATCTCACGTCGTACGCCGACCCCGCCGTCGAAGAGATCAAGAAGCGCTTCGGCATCCTCGGGCTCCCGTGGGTCGTCCTCCTGGATCGGTCCGGCGAGGAGCGGAAGGATCTCAGGGTCACCGGGTTCGTCGAGCCTGCGGACTTCCTGGCGCGCCTCCGGCAGGTGCCCGGCGGCTGA